DNA sequence from the Armigeres subalbatus isolate Guangzhou_Male chromosome 1, GZ_Asu_2, whole genome shotgun sequence genome:
TCGCTCGTTGAAAAGGCCTTGAGCCAGCTGCCGGTTGGGAGCTCTATGCAGCTGCGCCTTAAGGAATTGCAGCATGGAGCTTCATTCTGATCGCCTTGATGTGCTTGCCGACGGCGAGCAACAGAATGTCGTCGGCGTATACCAGTATGAAGACATCCTTCGGCAGGTTGGCAAagacatcctccattgccaccAGGAACAGGGTGACGGCTATCACGGAACCCTGGGGTACACCAGTTTCCTTCTTCACGGTCTTGGAAGACTGGTTTCCGAGTAGAACTCGCAAGGAACGATCCAGTAAGAAGTTTTTAACGAAGTGAAGGAGGTTGCCGGTGACACCCCAGAGGGCCAGCTTTTTCAGCACGCCGGGGGTCCATGCCCGGCTGTATGCTGATGAAATGTCCAGCGAAGCTAACTCCAATATCTAGCTCAGGGATGCGAGATGGGTGCTCGTGCCACGCCCGGACCGGAAGGCGTGCTGCCGGTCGTCCAGTCGGCCAGTGGCTTCCAGAAGCTGTGTGCTCCGATTGACCATACGTTCCATTATTTTCGACCCGACGTTGGTGAGCGCAATGGGCCGATAGCTTCCTGTTTCATTTGGTAGACCTTGGTGCTTCGGGATGGGGACAACGAAGCTGGTTTTCTATTCGGAGGGAAGCGTACCGTCCGACCACTCCTTGTTGATGGCCTCCAGGAGGGCCAATTTTCCGTCCGGGGGAAGGTTCTGGAACATTGGGTGGAGTTCGGGCCCGCAGACTTACTCTTTCCTTTGGACAGCGCAAAATCCAGTTCAGCCAACGTGAAGGGACAGTTGAAATCATTGTCGTCGTCCAGTGGAACCTGGAAGGCAGCCATCTCCGAGGCGGGACCTGCGTTTTTCTTCCGGAAGGTAGCTAGCGTAGGAGAACTGCTCATAGAAATGATCGGCGAGCGCGTCCGCGATTACCAATGGGTCACGTTCGGTGGCTCCGTTAATGGAGAGGGTGATGCCTTTGCTTCGCCTTTTGCCTTGGGGGCTTCGGGGCGGATTGGTCCGGGTTAATGCCGTCGAGGAAATCCTGCCAGGACTTCTCTTTCGCCTCTCGCAGGGTTTGACGGCAATCATTCCTTGCGGCCTGGTAGTTGGTTCGGATCTCCTCGAACCGCTGCGGGCGTAGCTAGGTGGACCTCTAGAAGAGCTATGGCGCTTGAGACCAGTAGTTCCAGGTCACACAGGTTGTTGAAGAAACCATTCGCGTTCCATTGCAAGGCTAGCGTGTTTGTTGTGTTGCAGGTCCAGAACCCACAACCGGCGGAGATGGGGGAGGCAACGGGCAGAACGTGGTGTTAGACCGAGAGTTGGGTGGGAGTGTGCTCCCCCCCAAACTCCTCCGGAGGCAGGTCCCTCGCCATGATCGGTGGCCGTAGCCCTTGTTTATGCAAGATGTCGTATAGGTCGGCTGATGTTGCTTCCGGCCTTAGAGGGGGGAAGGGTTGTGCTTCGTCCGCGGTTGCGGCACTTGAACCTTGCGCTTGACTATTGGGCTTGCTTCCCTCGTTGTCCGTCGGGGAATTGTGTTGCGTCCCGAGAACACCAACTGCTGATCGTTTGCATCCCTCGGTGTCCTTCGCTGGGCTTGTTTGATCCTGGCTGACAGGGTCAGCGTCCGAGCGCCGGAGGTTGTCCGTCAGTTCCGGTAGGGGTGTAGCGTCCGCACTTGTCCGGCTACTCGGATGCTCAACTGCGGCCGTTATGTTGTTGGTGGTTGTGGAGTGACGATGGTGGGTGGTGAGTTTAGGTTCTCGTTCATGATTCGAGTAATGGGTACTCTTGTGTGAGGCTCAACTTGCACAATTCTATGGCTGGGATTGTTTATAGGGTAAGGGTGGAAGATGATGGTAGGGAGGGGTCTTGTGGGTTTTTAGCTATAGAACTCAGGTGGCGAAGCTGAGCCTTTAAATCACTTACTTGGAACTTTTTGGAACTGCACCACGCTTGGACTTGGGTCTGGCTTGAGCATCGCTGCTGTCGCCGTAGTCCCGTGCCGCTGGTTCCCGCTTGGGTGTTTGCTTGGCTGGCACTGTCTCCATCGTGTCCGAGTCGTCGCTGAAGATGTCGAGAGGGTTCGAATGGTTTAGCTTGGGCTTGTTTGGGGCTTGTGCCTGTTTCGCCATGGTCCTGAGCTTGGCGATCAGCTTGTCCTTAATTTACAGGCTCTCCTGCAACTTGCCAACATTTTCGGTGAGGATGCTGACTTGGCGTACCAGATCCTCGATCGTTCCGATTTTCTGGACCTTGTCCATGCGACTTTTGATGCTGGAATTTGCCAGCTTCAACTCCTCAATTTTCCGCTTCAGTCCATCAATTTCGCAGTCCTTGCTTGATGTTGTGACCTTGGCAAAGGAAACGACTTGGTAGCATTTCGACTTCGCGTCGGGCCTGGGGATACGACAGTCCCCGGTCGACTTTGATGCGTTGGACCTCTAGTTCCTTCACGTAGGCGGGACACTTCCTGCTGGACGTGGGGTGATCATTGCTGCGGCAAAACTTGCAGAACTGTTGTTCTGTGCAAGATGGGCGGCTGGTTGTGGGGATGTTGTCGTCAGTTGTCATAGCGGTGGTGGTTAGGTGTTGTTTGGCACAATTTCCGCATTCTTGTTCCGCGCTGGGGTACTGTTTGCCCGTGTGCCAGAAATCCCAGCAGCGGAAGCATCGCATGGGATTCGGATAGTAGTTGCGCGTTGCACAACGGGACCAACCGAAGTTGATATGCTCCGGGATGACGGTTCCTGTGATGGTCAGAACTATGGCGGGGGTATTAACCAACTTACGATCCTGGGTCCTCTTCTTGATTAAGTAAATCTCCCGAACGTCCTGGTCACGGAGTTCGTTCAGGAGATAGTCGTCTAGAAGGTCGATAGCGTCGTAGCACGACACTACGCTCTTGACTACGTTGAGGTGGGAGTGCTCGATGACGCTCACTGGTGTTTGGTCGTGCAGCTGCTTCATTGTGAGGAGCTTGTCATACTGCGTACGGCTCCGAACCTTCAGCACGTACGACGAGCCGCGGTTCTCCTTTGTTGCACTTTCGATATTTCCGTCGAGGAAAGCTTCAACGGAACGCCGCAGAAGGAACGGGTCAGCTGGTAGCGGTTTATCGTCTACTCCTTGCAGGCGTAGGACTTGGAGTTGACCGGCAGTGTTGTTCGGGTCCATGACAAGAGGGAAGCGTCTCCCTGTATACTCGCCGTCGAGGCGATTGGTACGATTCCATGTGACATTCTCGGGGCCCCCTGGGTCCCCTAGGCTGAAGGAGTGGCCCGTGGCCATCTCCGATACCAGCGCGCGCGCCGCCAAACGGCACTGGCGGGGTTACTTAAACTCACGGTGAAAGAAAATTCGATACTGCACGGCACtagttggggccctccttagccgtgcggtaagacgcgcggctacaaagcaagaccatgctgagggtggctgggttcgattcccggtgccggtctaggcaattttcgggttggaaattgtctcgacttccctgggcataaaagtatcatcgtgttagcctcatgatatacgaatgcaaaaatggtaacttggcttagaaacctcgcagttaataactgtggaagtgctcaatgaacactaagctgcgaggcggctctgtcccagtgtggggatgtaatgccaataagaagaagaagaagaagaagaacggcaCTAGTAGCTGAAATACCGTGCGTCTCCACCGAACTGGAGGAATGTTCTGGACGCGTCGTCCGAATCGGAGCATCACCAGTCGAATGACGTCACACACCGAAAAAGTGAGATCTCGACGCGGCGTTCCGCCACCGGCGCTCCACTCAATTTTCGAGCGGGGCTGGCCACGGGAACGGCAGCTATCGCGTTTTTTCGGTCGCGTCACTCGAAAAAAATTCCGCGTCCTACCAGCCGAATTGGTAGCGTCACCGCCGAATGACGTCACACGCAATGAAAGAAAATCGGAAAAACGGTCCGGGACCAGTTTTTTTCGGCAACTGGCCGGGCACTTGCACTACTGCACTCGCGAGATGGGCTGACTATCAGCCGAAACACCGATAAagcgaaattgaaaaaatagcCCAGCTTTAATGCCTTCCTGCAAATCCGAATTGGCATGCCGAGTATAGTATGCTTCCTTATGCCATGATTATTCCTGGCAATGGTATTGTAGGTACAGTTAATAAATCCAAGAATAAATGTAGCTATGGTGGAGGACATACATCCAAAACTGTCGCTACCTTCGAGTCTTTCCGAGGGCTCATCTGAAAAATTTCCATCCTGGGCGATTGACAACTATGCCATGAATCCATGGGCATAAGTCTCTGGGTGTTCTGTCAAAAAATGAATTCGTCGTTGTGTAGGACGACTTTCtacatgttcggtcaaatgactaaCTGTTTttaccaaatgacctattcggcccgGTTGTCAGATCGGCATAACAATCTGTTTGGTCAAACAGCTTGTTTAGCTCAGTGACATCTTTGGGTAAACGACTTCTGGCTAAATATCATGATCAAAATGGCTTTTTTTAGTCTAAACTCTTTTTAGGCTACACCTATTTCAAGATTGGATTTTCTTTCGGTAATACACCTCTTTCGACCTGATTGTTTGGCTATGTATTTTTCGGCCTTTCTGTCAATTTGACCATACAAGGTTTTCGCTAATCCATTGGTCGGC
Encoded proteins:
- the LOC134206125 gene encoding uncharacterized protein LOC134206125: MAAFQVPLDDDNDFNCPFTLAELDFALSKGKTYSRAWTPGVLKKLALWGVTGNLLHFVKNFLLDRSLRVLLGNQSSKTVKKETGVPQGSVIAVTLFLVAMEDVFANLPKDVFILVYADDILLLAVGKHIKAIRMKLHAAIP